The sequence ttcgattgagccatgtccgtccgtccgtccgtcagtccgtctgtccgttaacacgataacttgagtaaattttgaggtatcttgatgaaatttggtatgtaggttcctgggcactcatctcagatcgctatttaaaatgaacgatatcggacaataaccacgcccactttttcgatatcgaaaatttcgaaaaatcgaaaaagtgcgataattccttaccaaatacggataaagcgatgaaacttggtaggtgagttgaactgataacgcagaatagaaaactagtaaaattttggacaatgggcgtggcaccgcccacttttaaaagaaggtaatttaaaattttgcaagctgtaatttggcagtcgttgaagatatcataacgaaatttggcaggaacgttactcctattactatatatatgcttaataaaaattagcaaaatcggagatcgaccacgcccactttaaaaaaaaaaaatttttaacaaaaaatttaatatctttacagtatatatgtaaattatggcaacattcaactccagtaatgatattgtgcaaaaaaaatgcaaaaataaaaaaaaatttcaaaatgggcgtggctccggcctttttcatttaatttgtctaggatattttaatgccataagtcgaacaaaaatttaccaatccttgtgaaatttggtagaggcgtagattttaggacgataactgttttctgtgaaaaagggcgaaatcggttgaagccacgcccagtttttatacacagtcgaccgtctgtccttccgctagaccgttaacatgataacttgaacaaaaatcgatatatctttactaaactcagttgacgtacttatctgaactcactttgtattggtgtaaaaaatggccgaaatccgactatgaccacgcccactttttcgatatcgaaaattacgaaaaatgaaaaaaatgccataattatataccaaatacgaaaaaagggatgaaacatggtaattgtattggtctattgacgcaaaatataactttagaaaaaaacttgttaaatgggtgtgacacctaccatattaagtagaagaaaatgaaaaagttttgcagggcgaaatcaaaagcccttggaatcttggaaggaatactgttcgtggtattacatatataaataaattagcggtacccgacagatgatgttctggatcaccctggtccacattttggtcgatatctcgaaaacgccttcacatatacaactaagggccactcccttttaaaaccctcattaatacttttaatttgatacccatatcgtacaaacacattctagagtcacccctggtccacgtttatggcgatatctcgaaaaggcgtccacatatagaactaaggcccactcctttttaaaatactcattaacacctttcatttgatacccatatcgtacaaacaaattctagagtcgcccctggttcacctttatggcgatatttcgaaaaggcgtccaccttaagaactaaggcccacgcccttttaaagtactcattaacacctttcatttgatacccatatcgtacaaacaaattctagagtcacccctggtccacgtttatggcgatatctcgaaaaggcatccacctatagaactatggcgcacacccttttaaagtactcattaacacctttcatttgatacccatatagtacaaacaaattctagagtcacccctggtccacgtttatggcgatatctcgaaaaggcgtccacatatagaactaaggcccactcctttttaaaatactcattaacacctttcatttgatacccatatcgtacaaacaaattctagagtcacccctggtccacctttatggcgatatttcgaaaaggcgtccacctatagaactaaggcgcacgcccttttaaaatactcattaacacctttcatttgatacccatatcgtacaaacaaattctagagtcacccctggtccacctttatggcgatatctcgaaaaggcgtccacctatagaactaaggcccacgcccttttaaaatactcattaacacatttcatttgatacccatattgtacaaacgcattctagagtcacccctggtccacttttataacgatattccgaaaaggcgtccacctatagaactaaggcccactcccttttaaaacacttattaacacctttcgtttgatacccatattgtacaaacgcattctagattcaaccctggtccacttttataacgatattccgaaaaggcgtccacctatagaactaaggcccactcccttttaaaacacttattaacacctttcgtttgatacccatattgtacaaacgcattctagagtcaaccctggtcaacttttataacgatattccgaaaacgcgtccacctatagaactaaggcccactccgttttaaaacacttattaacacctgtcgcattttatagtcacccctggtccacttttataacgatattccgaaaaggcgtccacctatagaactaaggcccactccctttcaaaatactcattaacacctttcatttgatacccatatagtacaaacaaattgtagagtcacccctggtccacctttatggcgatatctcgaaacggcgtccatctatagaacttaggcccacgcccttttaaaatactcattaacacctttcatttaatacccatattatacaaacgcattctagagtctcccctggtccacttttataacgatattccgaaaaggcgtccacctatagaacttaggcccactcccttttaaaattatcattaacacatttcatttgatacccatatcgtacaagcaaattctagagtcaggcctggtctacctttatggcgatatccctaaatggcgtccatctatagaactatggtccacttcctcttaaaatactctttaataccttccatttgatacacatgtcatacaaacacattccagggttaccctaggttctttttacaatatagtgattttcccttactttgtctccacagctctcaactgagtatgtaatgttcggttacaaccgaacttagccttccttacttgtttttatttaaaatttcaccagtgcctttattagtgtttatttgcacaaatatttcaatttcagctaaagttttagttgggttcctcaccgatccaCATGCTGGGACTTATATGTTATTATTAGCCAAAattttaagattctaaagtgtAACTATGTTTTgcaacagttttctgatagcgtcatcctgataaattattgtcgtatgttattaGTGCTcatatgtaacatacgacattattttatccagtcgacaatatgcaaatgtaaattttgtgtgtgtttgtttgtttttttttatttatttattttatgtatgcaagaacttttaataattttaatttctttatttaatcctattaaacattgtatttgcgagagacacatcttaccactttcccccccacatctacttactttttgtttgcatgcggtgaaagtgggtggttgtgagTCGGTACGAAGGTATCACCTGtaccatttttatgaaaattctcatatatttgtaaagccgtgaccaaagtttcacgttgatatctctactggaagtatttttggccaccaactccaaataagaccgaccagtgtgcTATGTAGAAGAAATTTAGTAGCTTTATCCATTTcattaattaatatatttattttcattgaaAAAATAGAGTTTTGGTTTAATTTTTCATATATGGTATATGACGCTTCGAATTAAGATTATGAAAATAATATAACAACATATCATTAACTGATCTATTCTAAACATAAGTTCATTCGTCACGTCCTTATTTATTTTGCTGCGAACTACGCAAGGCGCGTTTGCGTATATTCAACAATTGTTTCAAGAATAAACTGGCAATGAAGGGCTCACAAATCAAATCGATGGCCAATTTCGCCAAAGACTGTTGTACGGAATGTGGCCAATAGGCGGCAGTTTGCACGCAGTATCCCAACATTCCAAGTGATGCAGCGACATAAGTATCTGGTGATGGAATCAAAAAGCTCGTCCTTCTAATTTTGCTCATCTTGGTTGCTACTAGCCCAGGCTGGACACATTGTACTATAATACCCTTGGAGCGATACTCCGATTGAATGTCAGAGCTGAATTTGTCAACGAAAGCCTGtgaatagaaaaaaaaagttataatttaagTTGCACTGCTCAAATATAAGAAACTATATATGCGctttttaaaaaaggaaaagCGAGTCTCGGTGTGTCATGTCTTTCGAATGAAGAAGAAATTAATGCTCAAAATCCCGTTCCCGAATCCCTACATCATATGATATTAATGGATTTAAACTGGCTACGCAATCTAAAATACGAGATTTAggagtaatttttgactccaagttTATGTTTCATGATCTTATAGATCATGCAATTGCTAAATGATACGTAATGCAAACGTCTTTATACCCCGTTACAGTACTGATTTTACTGACCCATACACTCTAAAACCTCTTTACATCTCGATGTTTCGTTCCACGTTAGAATAGGCTGTGTTTATATGGATACCATTTCACGATTGCCATATAAAGAGGCTAGAATGGGTGCAAAAAACCTTCATAAAATTTGCTCTGTGCAGATTAAACTTTGAAGAGCCTATTCCGTCATATAATACTAGATGTCTCTTATTAACCTGAAGACGTTGGATAACAGAATAATCTTGCTTTCGTTCTTTTTCTACAGAGGAACCTTAGAAGTaatgatttgttttttattgaatgcGTGAGGATTAACTATGCATATTATGCTCCTCTCATCAGAACCTTAAGAGAGTTTAATTTGTTTTCAAACTCTTTGAATATAGATTCCTCAATTGAAAAATCTACATTTAATTTAGGTAGGTAATAGTGGCTGCCCCATGGGCACACATAGGCCAGTATCAGTTGGCCCGTTGTGGTACCGCAGAAAGACACCATTAgccctcctcttcgaaccatttcgaggacctgataaaagctaccaagtCAGCTCAGGAAGGGAACTCCCAGACAGCGTTGTCTGGGCCACTTAAGGTCGGGCAGTATCAGATGAGGTGCATCACCGTTTCCTCTTCCTCGTCTTCTTTACAACTTCTGCAGCATCGTCGAaagggcgctcctagcctttccgcATGCCGTCCGATGAGGCGGTGCCCAGTCAGAACTCCTAAAAGTGAGGAGATTTTGTCCCTGCTTAGCGtatacacgtgacgggatctcttagtatcccatttaggccaggattGCTTTGATGATCTACATCCCGGGGTTagtagccatctttcgttggattgactgtaggtatactcttttagcattagcttgcaagtGATAAAATGCATACCTAGGCGTTCTTTGTCAGGAAGAATCTGTCTGGTCGTACCGTGCCTAGCAAGTCCGTCTGCAGCGCAGTTTCCCTCTATGTCCCTGTGTCctgggacccatgtgaggtgaaCGCGGTTCTGCtcctgaagagatcggcgacagtttagtgtcaATTGAATGAATACGAACCAATAGATTTTATTGCCGAAAATAACGATTTCCTTGCCGGTATTTTGTGTGCCTATTTGTGTGCTGTAATGATCAGCTATTCTGAAAGAAAGTTGGAGATTTGGGTCCTTTGAAAAGACGCCCCCTCCAACCCTACCGTTCAGCTTGGAACCGTCGGTGAATATGGAAATGCTGCCTGTGGTATCCAGGAACACGCCCGGCTCCACCCAATCTTCCCTGCTGGCAATTTTTACTATAAAGTTGCTGCCCGCAACTGTTGTGTTCGCACACCAGTCTGTACTTCGTGGAAGGAAGTCGTAGTTACACAGTATGCTGCCGTGACCTGGAGGCTTAGTGCTCCAACTGGACGATTCTCACCAAATTTAAATTACAATTAAGTGAATTTTCAACTTAAACAAttgttttgtaaatatatttaattcgttatgtagtctgtaagaaaccttgtatttcaaagattgctatatttaaataaataaataaaagcagccCCTTTTAAAAATCGATCTGTTAAGTGCACGGAAAAAAAGAGGAGATTATCGTTGGTAGTTCAACTAATTTTGGGTTTACGTCAGTCAGAATCGTGGTCCGTCGCTTAACCGCGTGAATGCCAAGCGACATTTACGAAAGGGGTACTTGTTGCCATATTTGAGATCAAATGCAGGAAAATAATCTTTAAACAGAACCACACACAATCAAACATTTACCTTGGAGCTGCTATACAAAGTCACTAATGGACTCGGTATAACTCCGGCTGTTGAAGAGACATTTATAATAACACCTTTCTTTCTATTCACCATAGTGGGCAAAATTAAGGCAGTCATATGAGTGAGAGAATTTATATTGGCTGCTACTATATCCACTAGGAATTTGGGATCCTGTTCATATCGATCAATGAAATATTCTGGATGCGGATAGGAAATACCGACATTGTTAACGAGGACACCAATGTCAAGTCCGGCGAtgccttttttaattttatcatataTTTCTACATTGTCCGTAAAATCAATATCGATGATTTTCACTTCGACACTAAAGCTTTCGGCTGGAGAGTGTAAAAGTGAAATGAGAATATGATTAGGTAAGATGATTAGATAGACTATAAATATATTATAgataaagaataaaaaattaatacttaCTAAACTCATTTGCCACAGCTTCCAATTTCGACAGAGAACGACTGATAAGCACCAAGTTAAATCCCTTTTTAGCGAGCTGAATAAGGGACAAAATCAGAAATTAAAATAATACTGGTTAGTTATTACCATGATTTCAATGTAAAAGTTGAAAGTAAAAGTCAGAACTAATTTTCGATGTTTTCTTATTTGGCATCATTCCAAAAGGCTTTCGCAACTGGTTTCACGGTTACTTGACACTTTTGGGCTGTTTATTATGATAGCTTTGATATCTTAGTTCGAGATCTATCCAGAGCCGTTCCGGGATAAGTCTCAGggatatattggtaatatattgGGGACATTTGCGGTTTCCTAACGGATTCAATGAATGGATTATTTTGAAAACAAATGATTTTTAGGTAGGCTACATAAAATACATTTTAGACAAGTGGGTTCGGTGCTGTTTATAGGTGAGACTTTTTTGTGTACTTAGTCATATTATTGGATTTGAATGTCAGAACACATTGAAATTCGGTCCCAAGATGCGCTTATCGACTTTTTAATGCGTGGGATAGATACTAAGTTGTACCGAATGAATTCTATAAACGATCCCCAAACAAACTTTAAATAGTCCAGAATTTattactcatctgccttgcagatgccattcggagtcagcataaagcACGTAGgttctgtcccgccaatttgtagggaaaattaagaggagtacgacgcagattggaagagatgctcggcctaaaatctcttcggaggttatcgcgtcttaaattttttctt is a genomic window of Eurosta solidaginis isolate ZX-2024a chromosome 4, ASM4086904v1, whole genome shotgun sequence containing:
- the spidey gene encoding very-long-chain 3-oxoacyl-CoA reductase, whose protein sequence is MTSALSCCGCLGLFFIAYKFIHDIVPWLYMNIIGPKFLGPKVDVRCMGGWAVITGATDGIGKAYAKALAKKGFNLVLISRSLSKLEAVANEFTESFSVEVKIIDIDFTDNVEIYDKIKKGIAGLDIGVLVNNVGISYPHPEYFIDRYEQDPKFLVDIVAANINSLTHMTALILPTMVNRKKGVIINVSSTAGVIPSPLVTLYSSSKAFVDKFSSDIQSEYRSKGIIVQCVQPGLVATKMSKIRRTSFLIPSPDTYVAASLGMLGYCVQTAAYWPHSVQQSLAKLAIDLICEPFIASLFLKQLLNIRKRALRSSQQNK